ACccaaaacataaaaaggaagtaagaaacaaaaagacctTCAATGATTCTCATATAATAATGTTAGAATTCCTTTTCCACATTATATTATTAGATGTTATTAGTATAACACTACTTGGAGATGTGTCTTATATAAGTTGAGGTGGTTTAAACTACCACAGTAACAGCTGCCTAAACTTAAAGTGAACACTATTAATATAGGAATTTAGTCATTCTTTAGTCATTCAGTGCTcccaaatatatacaaattcaTCTTGTAATTATTACCTGGAAGTCAGCAAAGAGCAACAAGCAACTGAGTCCTCTTATTTCCATTTGTACAGTGAGTCAGTGTACGACTCGGTGGTTGAATCCATGATGACCATCACCATTGGAGAAGTGGGGGGTGTACTCTTGAATAAGGACTGCTGCATTTTTAAGCATTTCATGAAAATGCTCCACCATCTTGGCATATATTTGCCTCTGTATTACCAAAGGTCTGAAAAGGTTTATTGGCTCAGCAGTTTGGAATATTCTCGGAACTGCAATTTCTGCTGGGACAAGAGGGTTCCCTATGATAATATGACTAAGCCTTTTTTCCTGTAGGCTTTTCTGTAGGAAGCCCAACAAGTCCTGCAACCTCTGGTTCAGATTCTGTGGTTGCCATGCTGAAGGAGATTTATTCAACAGCAAATGCAAGAGAGCAGTCTTAAAATGGTAGTTGGTAAGGGCACTCATTCCTGTCAGACCTGCTTGCTTTCTGTGTAAGAAAGACACTAGCTGAAGGCACCAGAGGTGGCAAGAGTTTTCTGGAAGGCTCTTTGCCATGTGTTTAAGCAAATTTCTTTCATAAACAGTGAACGAAAGGTGCCAATATATGTCTGAGGCATTGCCAGTGTCACAAGGAAAATGAGAGATGAAGTAAGCATCTGAGTCTTCAAGCTGAATGGCAGGTGTAATATTTAGAACAATAACCTTCCCTGAGCTGAACCTGATCTTTAACGCCCCAGGAGAATCCAGGTTGCGGAAAGTGAGTTCAAACTCATACTTGTGAGAAATCTGCCCCCATGCTCGGGTCACTGAGATCTGGAACCACTTCATCACCTGATCTTTTGATAAGAAAGTAGTGTTTCTTGAGCACAGCAGTTTCTCCAAGGCATGGTCATTAGTTTTGGCACTGTCATTTCTGTTGTGAAGCAGACACAGCATGTCCTCACCCAGGTTTGTTGTCCCACAGAGGCAGTCCAGGTAGTTCTCACTGGTATTTGTCAGCTTAATCCTTCCACATCCTTGCAGACCTATTGGGATGTCGGAGGATGCACCACACCACAGCTGGAACTGGAAATGGTAAGGCTCCGGAGTTACAAATGGCACAATGAGATCACACATGGGAGGCTTACATACTCTCCAAGACTCAAACATGCTGCCCACTCCAACAAAGTCCTCAAGTTCCATGTCAACATCACGGTCACAAATGCTCCTCAGAGACTCAAGCAGGTCATCTGCAAAGCCCTCAACAAACTCCtgcactctcccacactcatgGATAAAGGGATGGAAGCTAGTTTCACAGAATTTGTTTAGGACACCTTTATCAAAGTCAAGAACCTTAGCGTTAACAGTTCCACCATTGGTGTAGCCGCCTTCATCTTCAGCACTGTCAGGTGCTTCGCCAGGGATCAGATCCTGCCTACAAACTTCAATTGTAAAGAAAATGACAAGAGAAAGGGCACTCCAGAAGTACCACCCATAGCAATCAAAGCTAGAATTCAGGACTTCTTGATCTGTTTTAGAGATTTCCAGCTCAAGACGCGTTTGTTCAGTCCGGATCCTCTCCTCATGTTCCTTCATCCGagctaaaatgtcattttcttgTCCTGTGATGGTTGTGTTCTCCTTAGGGAAAAGCAGCGGGTGATTGAGAATGGCAGCTACCACCACCATGCAGACCCGTGATATAGCCCCCTGCATCTCACACTGGATATCTGTGGAAAAGTTTGTTTAGAAAATTACAAATTTTTGTCTTACAGAATGTCAAAATATATAGATTTTCTTTAAGCCGTTTTATGAGTAAATTCTGTAGCTACTTGCTAGGTGCACCACAGCcgtcacaaaacaaacaaacaaaaaaaaaatttgaaaaaactAATATTGTTGAAAACTCCAATATGACTCATCTCTTTTTGGTCTATTTTTTCAATACAGCCTGAGCACAAAATTTGTCATAAAACATACCAATTCAGATGACAAACATACTGCTACACTACTGTTTGTAGAAACAGTTAGTCAACCCCATACTACGCTAAATATATAAACTTCTGTGAGTCATCTAACATACAGCAGCGTATTAGCGCTAccagtttatttgtcacgtacatagtcatacatggtataactggcagtgaaatgcttttgtaactGTTCTGTCcaagctgaggagagatacagggaaatggatgtggtttgatgaataaataaatatgtaatgacggatgaagagggaatgtataatatgtatatataaaatttacaatttacagttttttatgatgttattgtggacatatgtacatatatgtaataCATATCTGTATTACCACAAATTAGAGCATTTTGTGACACCCAGCCAGCTAAATTAATTTCATCCTTCTGCTGATTAATATCTgactttcattttaatattaataattaattttaaaaatatcagatactatttaaaagcatttataGAAGCTCTTTCAAACATAATACAGGAAGGAACCTTATTGTAAACAGTGAACAAAGTTTTGTAATTTGCATAGTTCTGCTTCTGAGAAACACACTTGAATTATTGCATAATAAAATACGTAATTTGGCTGACATCAACTAGTTGTTTAATGGGGGAGTCTAGACAGGATGCAGAGATGACCCGTGTTGCagacacagacgtttatttaGCACACGTAACAAGACGTGCACAACGAAGCACACAACTTGGTGTGGCCAtgcaaacgaacacacacacacgcacggaggCGTCTGGGAAGAGGGGGCCGTGCCGTGACAGTTGTTACATATGTCACttgcttacacaaacacaagaaaaactAGAACTACAAAGGttcataatacaaaaaaaaaaaaaactacaaataatGACCAGTAAGAAAGGCTAAGAAGATAAAGAattgaaaaaaaccccacaaaaacccacacaagcCTCTCAGTGCTCCTCATGTATGAGATGACAGTTTAGGATTAGTTAGATATTAGTTAGATATCAGAAGGCATCGTAAATCTGAAGCATTCTGTCACAAATGGCCACCgtcctggcgtccctgttttCATGGTTTCCCTGACGTCAGTTTTCCTGCTCTCCCTGGTTCcgctccttagtttcgtttcctccgcccctcgtctgctCCTTCGTTCCGGTccatgttttggttctccctgttcctatgttcacctgagtctgtttactGCCTAATGGTCCTGGTTATTTGTACCCTGTGTTGCGGTCTAGTTcgtcggttattttggtaagtcacGCTTCTAGCACTGTCGTCAccattgcttttctgtttacttCCTTCGTATATCGTTTTACCTTCAGTGTTAACCCCGTACCTCTGGTTACTTTTCCTTTCGTGTTTGCTTTACCTTTGTTAATAGACCGCCCCCTGCCTCTCGCCTGTTCCTGTGGGAATCGTTACACGTTCAGAAGCTGTCATCCAATCAGTTCTACACAAAATAGAAAAGTCAGATATCACAGACTAGCCAGATTAAtcctaaactaaaaaaaaaatccattgttgGTTCTGGCATTGCAATAAGCTTAAGTCTTGGACCTGCTTTAATTATCTAACCTTTAATTTGGTTGgtaatttcctttttaaatgggttaagcttttttttttataataaaacttAAAGATGATGTGTTGCCTTTATGAATAGTTCTAAACTCTAATGACAAagctacaaaaatgtaaataaaatgccCTCTTACTATATTTGGAGTTTAGAGAACACCATAGGGAAAACGACTCCTGCATCACCTATAAGTCTTTCTCCTTCCAAAAATGCTCCAAAAGGTGCTCCAAAATTGACGCTACCGGCAACAGGTGCATTACTGTGTCACTGCTAATTAACATACCACTTGCTTTGATGGCGCCTATCCTTAGTTAGCTGGTAAACTGTTAAATGTCTAAAGCTAAACGGTCAAAAGTATGGTTGTAAAGGATTCGGACACCAGGGGGGTGAcgatcaaattaattaaatatatgcctatatatatttatagctatttatatctgtatatttAAGGTCTTAATATagctaatttttttttcacttagaagttcaaatttacatttgtttgtttttaaagtatcGTTTTAGAACCAGTATATGAAAAAACCCAAACGGCCCCCAAAcctataaacacaaatgtaaaaaaaaaaaaagagatgcaATGGCAACCAGAATTGCGAAAGTATATTCTGTCGTACACTATCAAGGAAGCAATGTGAGTCATACTACCCTGCACAgtataaaaccaaacacaaacggTGTAGAAAGATGCTGCACTCTGGCGACAACTGAAACCTAAGTGCTAAAGCGGGTCCTTGGCGAATTGGTGGCTGTGTAAAATGCTAAGTGAAACAAACACTTTCTTCTCATTTTAACAAACGCCCGCTTGTAGGCTATTTAGCCTACATATCCAAAACATGTTGTATACTTTATGCAAATCACCTGGCTATCTACAGCTCAGTCGTCAACCGAAAAACTTCTTAAAAGTCAGCATCGTAAGTTAGGCCTATACAGAGAACAGGAAATACTGCAGTCAGCAAACTAAGTTTAGTGTTCCAAAACCCAGGTGTGTGTAATAGTCCGGGGAATGACTGAACTCATTAGTGCCATGAAATCAGAGCTGTAGTTTGATACGGTGCAGCAGACGTTATGTTCACTGACATGTTAACAGAACATGATAAGCAAATGCGCGACGAGAAAAAAATGGTATCTATGTAGGTTAGCCAAGTAATTGTTTTACGGTAACGTTCAGTAAGAGGGTTTCACCATTTTAGCCTCCTTGTGTAAGATGTAATAGGCTAGTATTTAGACTAGCAATAGGAAGCCTAACTATATGagctgctattattattattattattattattattattattattattattattattattattattattaataataatgtattatttgatGGCCGATGCGAAAGGAATGGCATGCAGCTTCCTGTATTAACGCAGGCTACTTTGTGCAAGGCTGATAATCTGTAACGTAGGATACAGGGGAAAAAACGCTTAATGCCTAACGCGAATTGTGAACTAACAcgatacacacaaaaaaatattaatattattaagaaAACATAAACTTGCCTTTTTGCTCTAGAATTTAATCCTTGAGTTGGAACATTGTCTTGGAACAAGGAAGAGAAAGTACCACTATTCAGCAATAAAGCCTTTCCTCTTACTGTTTTTGACTCATGGTAGAGAAGCGTATTGGTCATTTCCTGGAAATGGTCTACTTATGAGATCGTTTTGCCGTTCCTATAAAAAGAACATGGGTTGGACCAGCAGGATTAATTTAGACGGTATTTCACGTGAGATAactgttcacgtgtgtgtgtgtgtgtgtgtgtgtgtgtgtgtgtgtgtgtgtgtgtgtgtgtgtgtgtgtgtgtgtatatatatatatatatatatatatatatatatatatatatatatatataggggtgggactttaacgcgttaatttcgattaattaattacaggaaaaataacgaaataaaaaaattagcgcactttaatcacacttttgcaccgtggaacgtttctcagtgcacgagttccaggcatacagattatattgacgcacaatgtgatgagcatgatggagatgacggaagaggctacgctggtggatgggaaatttaaatacaagaaactttcagatggaagtacaaacaaaaatgttatttgcactttatgcaggaaggagtttgcttatcacaggagcacttccacccttcgttaccacctcaacgcaaaacatgttggggctagcgcgcaggtcagtaatgttaacttagctgctaaatgtgatagtattcctagtacgagcaaacagtgtcgccagtcaacactcgaccacatgtcggggttcacattcagaaacaaaatgtcaaagtccacgtcagacaaattgaccaattcactggcgagatggattgctgtggactgtagaccgctctctgtggtcgaagataaagggttacaagagacgctgcaaattgcgtcagctgatgcaagttacgaactgccgtccagaaagaCAACAAGAATTATCTTGGTGTGACAGCTCATATTATAGATGATGAATGGAAGATCCAGTCATTTGCTTTGAGCATGCAGAAGACCACTTCTAGGCACTATGGAAGTGCCTGTGCAGAGGACTTTATGGCTGTGGCAGAGGCCTgggaaattaaagaaaaagtCACCACAATAGGAACAGACAGCGCCCGAAAAATGATAGTTGCAGCTAGGCGACTCCCTTTCCAGCACATGCCGTGTGTTGCTCACATGTTGCAGAGAACCCTCAATGTTTCCCTTCTTGACAGCGACATGAGTGACGTCTTGGCTAAGTGTCGTAAGATAGTGGGTCACTTCAAACATAGCCCTGCCAATACAGAGGATCTACACCAGCAGCAAACAGTCAGAGGATGTTTTTTAATACCATTTTAGATGATGGTAGAcaatattttatctattttattttatttataatgggaGCAGTTGAAGTCAATCAGTACTTTGGCATTTTTGGTCAGAATTTCCAGTGTTCTGAAaactgtttgctctgtgttttctgcactCATCTATTGGTCTGTGTAGTAGACtggtgggaaaataaacaagattTTGAAGTTTAAGCTTATGTTCATCGATTCATTCATCATCCAAacttaaattaatatttctcgtgttaaatattgaaatgtgattaaaatgtgattaatttcgattaattaattacaaagcttctaattaattagattatttttttaatcaagtcccacccctaatatatatatatatatatatatatatatatatatatatatatatatatatatatataaagtaaatcTATTGTTACTGCACGACGTAGGCTAATTATATCAGAGATCTTATTTGATCAACATttacagcaagaaaaaaagtgatGCAACATATTTCAAACAGGTATAACAGCAAGTGAGACGAAACCACAACACACGTGAACAAAATAAAGAACGGTCGCATCACTCTTAAAAGATAAAAGTGCGCCGCGAGAGGGCG
This region of Electrophorus electricus isolate fEleEle1 chromosome 11, fEleEle1.pri, whole genome shotgun sequence genomic DNA includes:
- the itprip gene encoding inositol 1,4,5-trisphosphate receptor-interacting protein — protein: MQGAISRVCMVVVAAILNHPLLFPKENTTITGQENDILARMKEHEERIRTEQTRLELEISKTDQEVLNSSFDCYGWYFWSALSLVIFFTIEVCRQDLIPGEAPDSAEDEGGYTNGGTVNAKVLDFDKGVLNKFCETSFHPFIHECGRVQEFVEGFADDLLESLRSICDRDVDMELEDFVGVGSMFESWRVCKPPMCDLIVPFVTPEPYHFQFQLWCGASSDIPIGLQGCGRIKLTNTSENYLDCLCGTTNLGEDMLCLLHNRNDSAKTNDHALEKLLCSRNTTFLSKDQVMKWFQISVTRAWGQISHKYEFELTFRNLDSPGALKIRFSSGKVIVLNITPAIQLEDSDAYFISHFPCDTGNASDIYWHLSFTVYERNLLKHMAKSLPENSCHLWCLQLVSFLHRKQAGLTGMSALTNYHFKTALLHLLLNKSPSAWQPQNLNQRLQDLLGFLQKSLQEKRLSHIIIGNPLVPAEIAVPRIFQTAEPINLFRPLVIQRQIYAKMVEHFHEMLKNAAVLIQEYTPHFSNGDGHHGFNHRVVH